In Turicibacter sanguinis, a genomic segment contains:
- a CDS encoding LCP family protein, translated as MGKAKDARAKKYGCLKSFLIMVLVLLILAGAGYVGAHFMLSKLDRQQLNDLTISEEVLSNKKGSGVTNIALFGVDSREDAYENTRSDAMMVLSFNNKTNKAYITSLVRDTYAYINEQHGFEKLTHAYAYGGATLAVQAINQNFDLDIQKYVTVNFNAVEHIINKLGGIEVDIQDYELTELNRVIAEMNVEVSGEPADLIDGTGVQTLNGRQAVAYMRIRKVGNGDYERMERQRHVITLTMQKLMSYNKVKLLGLVDDFLPYIQTNLTTNEIISLGTQFLMSGVTDVEQLQLPSTELSYGGILNDGLYYLVPRTLSDNVIEWHDIVYEMSDYQPSSTVATYNQKIINNTGIK; from the coding sequence ATGGGTAAGGCAAAAGATGCTCGTGCTAAGAAGTACGGTTGTTTAAAAAGCTTTCTTATAATGGTATTAGTATTATTAATTTTAGCTGGGGCCGGTTATGTCGGGGCACATTTTATGTTATCGAAGCTTGATCGTCAACAACTAAATGACTTAACAATTTCTGAAGAGGTTTTAAGTAATAAAAAAGGTTCTGGGGTAACTAATATCGCATTATTTGGAGTGGATTCTCGCGAGGATGCTTATGAAAATACACGTTCGGATGCGATGATGGTTTTATCCTTTAATAACAAAACAAATAAAGCTTATATTACATCATTAGTTCGCGATACTTATGCTTATATTAATGAACAACATGGTTTTGAAAAATTAACACATGCTTATGCTTATGGTGGGGCAACTCTTGCTGTTCAGGCGATTAATCAAAACTTTGACCTAGATATTCAAAAGTATGTGACGGTTAACTTTAATGCCGTTGAGCATATTATCAATAAATTAGGCGGGATTGAGGTTGATATCCAAGATTATGAGTTGACTGAATTAAATCGTGTCATTGCAGAAATGAATGTTGAAGTTAGTGGTGAGCCAGCAGACTTAATTGATGGAACTGGAGTGCAGACATTAAATGGTCGTCAAGCTGTTGCGTATATGCGTATCCGTAAGGTGGGTAACGGAGATTATGAACGTATGGAGCGTCAACGACATGTCATTACGTTAACGATGCAAAAGTTAATGAGTTATAATAAAGTTAAACTACTCGGTTTAGTGGATGATTTCTTACCATATATTCAAACAAATTTAACAACAAATGAGATTATTTCTCTTGGAACTCAATTCTTAATGAGTGGCGTTACAGATGTTGAACAATTACAACTTCCAAGTACGGAGTTAAGTTATGGTGGAATTTTAAATGATGGTCTTTATTATTTAGTTCCTCGTACATTAAGCGACAATGTTATTGAATGGCATGATATTGTCTATGAAATGTCTGACTATCAACCATCTAGTACGGTTGCAACTTATAATCAGAAAATTATTAATAATACGGGTATCAAATAA
- the splB gene encoding spore photoproduct lyase, translating into MFIPKKVYIEKEALDYKLGKELQRQFLEHGVPVEILENNRVNFLRGKTPQEKYETGKRVLVVGVRRTLEFQSCKPSAHYQLPLVTGCIGKCEYCYLNTNLKDKPFTRIYVNEEDILKKAKRYIQTGKFNPTIFEGSATSDPVPVEPYTHALERAIEFFAKEPNARFRFVTKFTDIDNLLFLKHNGHTEMRFSINTDTVIESFEHSTPRAKQRIEAARKAIKAGYPVGFLIAPVFIYPHWKEDYLMLIKMLKDYLPKEELKTPITFEIISHRYTPTAKNHIMQIFEETKLPMDDEKRTYKYGQFGYGKYVYSKETMAEIKELFEFGLSHLEIPYEIKYII; encoded by the coding sequence TTGTTTATTCCAAAAAAAGTTTACATCGAAAAAGAAGCATTAGACTATAAACTAGGAAAAGAATTGCAAAGACAGTTCTTAGAACATGGAGTTCCAGTTGAAATATTAGAAAATAATCGGGTCAATTTTTTAAGGGGGAAAACTCCACAAGAAAAATACGAAACCGGAAAACGAGTTCTCGTCGTTGGTGTCAGACGAACACTCGAATTCCAATCATGTAAACCATCTGCTCACTATCAACTTCCACTCGTTACCGGATGCATTGGAAAATGTGAGTACTGCTATTTAAATACTAATCTAAAAGATAAGCCATTTACTCGTATTTATGTCAATGAAGAAGATATTCTCAAAAAAGCTAAACGCTATATCCAAACTGGGAAGTTTAACCCAACTATTTTTGAAGGATCTGCAACCTCAGACCCTGTTCCAGTCGAACCTTATACCCATGCTTTAGAAAGAGCCATCGAATTCTTTGCCAAAGAACCAAATGCCAGATTCCGATTCGTCACCAAATTTACCGACATCGATAACTTGCTCTTCCTAAAACATAATGGCCACACCGAAATGAGATTCTCAATTAACACGGATACGGTAATCGAAAGCTTTGAACACTCTACACCGCGTGCAAAACAAAGAATTGAAGCTGCTAGAAAAGCCATTAAAGCCGGATATCCAGTCGGTTTCTTAATCGCACCCGTTTTTATCTATCCGCACTGGAAAGAAGACTACTTAATGCTCATCAAGATGCTAAAAGACTATCTCCCAAAAGAAGAACTAAAAACCCCCATCACTTTTGAAATCATCTCCCATCGCTACACCCCAACAGCCAAAAACCACATCATGCAAATTTTTGAAGAAACGAAACTACCAATGGATGATGAAAAAAGAACCTATAAATACGGACAATTTGGATATGGAAAATACGTCTATTCAAAAGAAACCATGGCTGAAATCAAAGAACTCTTCGAATTCGGACTTAGCCATCTAGAAATTCCTTACGAAATCAAATACATCATTTAA
- a CDS encoding NPCBM/NEW2 domain-containing protein, giving the protein MKKQLSAILAVSLIASNFSPMIDIYASELAKETVVDLNESKSMQSVTATITPFTLTNYRNFESYNEQFKIATSQIKSITNNGGQYSSSSIDKAIDGNLSTHWETGKQNNSSFKNEVVFEFEEVESINRLIYATRQDSAKGKGFPTEFEIYGSLSGSDEDYQLLVTGEHKTTGDLLEFKFPTMTVKKIKFVFKEANQNWASASEFWFYKEDAILEQMNEMFTNESKNELSSHVDTLEKLNEFEATVMNHPLYDEYKEDFNNARVLLESMEVVYMNAIVSKFTSLADERLEAYDELYKIPSEKITSITTNGGQYASNDITKAIDGNFNTNWHSGKQNTSTHTNEVIVTLDELTTVNRIMYTNNRSRGFAQEFEIYISKTSQGETFEKVTSGQMSIDTNHTMEILFNPTEARRIKFVFTKGYEDWAVASEFGIYKQDSLSEMMNRLFVDPSMSEITPEFGTLGALNSLIELSKNHPFADEYLEKLNLAKELIEFGVIQSGTSNVSKFTPFYTDYINQYDEQFRVNISNISNNGGSYGGAAINYAIDEDVTTHWETGTPNSETFKNEVVLTLDKATEIDRLTYKARTINKGFPTKFSIYISPVGSGDNFQKVSEGGYTVTNDMLEIKFDSTKAKRIKFVFEEAYQDRPSIGDIRVYKEDTVLNQMKNLFTDGLMDTVSEAYNTIEKLAVLEAEVEGHPLATVYLEEIQIAKDILNGELQTIKTVVAEQHGDRNAHASQNLKFGFGDNFQSTGIVALAGKEITVYVDAEPGQPLPQLVFSQQEGSFANWGRTVSLHIGKNVITVPTVSQNDGWYNHSVTPGGAVYILNPYTEEQQSKAPIIRFAEGVEKFPMMDANTNEQEFLDLLKDYKTRLDADKAANPDVMDRQMIDVVEVVSDHLVFTGTATGAYTAYIEQEFGPMNTVNMYNDHMDMVFDYLGLDGSSLQHDVKYTRENIRLAQPFGYMYAAGNHIGVQSDVMVSMLTSIGGWGVDHEMGHRLDIGVRTIGEVTNNMIPQFSSYYYNKPNKRIPFESHVYKNVIATDNNAYYAGGYFEQLAVFWQLEMIYPGYWGKLNSLYRENNVVLDSSNTANDKLNQLAKYSSIALELDLTEHFERHGFFVSDETKEFTRQYEKPNVKTWYANYDYIEYEGTGFDDNVTTALNLSTLSDQIKLTFHVNQSASNDVMGYEIFKNGELIGFTSTNSFIDTEAVIGEQVEYTVVAYDKTLHTATPVSIQSLSPSLHVQQETYTIKLHESFNPMDLVKATNYLGEDMTDSIVVSGAVNTEEKGTYSVEYTVEDHGVTATKTILVTVVSDYDYLSDLQWSDSKLGYGTIRKTDIKGRVNGDIKNFENGLRIHATSSVTYDLSDLDYDYFEALVGVDMTIVEQTNSSIKFVIKADGEVVATTNTLRHADNMVAIKVPVQGVNELVIEVNDAGNGNTSDHGVIAHPILTTNNAKPSLTVMDQTYYLGEAVDFRAGLNATDAEDGDLTEEIEIISNNFEENKVGRFEVTYRVSDSDGNKVEKTAYVVVYEDFTVIKSKYGQFSQLAAYNEMFKIPVASVSNNAGHYGSSVIANAITSDLNAHWETNSPNSPTFKNEVVFDLGTNSDVATMTYAGRRGGKGFATKFEVYVSSEATGNDFIYAGAGTYTGNTNDVIQFTLNRQDVRRVKFVFVEANQGWASIGNVSFYKQDEIAKKLQTQLFTDETQTEVAEAYNTFEKLNAFKEEIQASYPAYELFEAYFVKAEQVLQAKLPVLTVEKDIAVKVGETLENIAGIYQAIDQEDGDITPSVIVSGLEGINFNQPGVYSIHYKVADSDGNTVEKTRHISVVNLEDFDYLTDYDWTSAKQSYGSTKKDQSASSNTLRLTNEDGTVATYERGIGAHSTATIMYDLSDKNYDIFSAYVGVDRAMHGSVGSVQFEVFVDNELAFDSGVMNSRDAKKYVEVSIAGAKQLKLVVKDGGNGDGSDHATWGDTKLHFANSESVGIDRTQLDDLLTSISELNANHYTEASWSELISVVTRVNEQLAAGYTQEIINELTTQLAQALEQLIVATNYELLIELVEQANLIDLEGYTEESIALLQTTINQAMEMLKANDSQQADVNQMIEKLQSAINGLEEIIDLTQVIEFEDSILKSAIISQLNLATTEITLGDLLKLTELNVSSSRISSLKGLEYANNLETLDISYNEIKDLSPLSSLTKLVNVKIEYQIIEGGMLTPQDGKIQFKFDVINRKGENLLPILSLRNNRTFEETTLETMIDENGFITIDVNTLDSGVYTLYVGFIDHFDDLQLQVLYMFEK; this is encoded by the coding sequence ATGAAAAAACAACTATCAGCTATTTTAGCAGTATCATTGATAGCATCTAACTTTTCACCAATGATCGACATTTATGCTAGTGAATTAGCAAAAGAAACGGTAGTCGATTTAAATGAATCAAAAAGTATGCAAAGTGTTACAGCAACAATTACGCCATTTACCTTAACAAATTATCGTAACTTTGAATCGTATAATGAACAATTTAAAATAGCAACAAGTCAAATTAAATCGATTACGAATAACGGGGGACAGTATTCATCAAGTTCAATTGATAAAGCAATTGATGGAAATTTATCAACTCATTGGGAAACCGGAAAGCAGAATAATTCTTCCTTTAAAAATGAAGTTGTCTTTGAATTTGAAGAAGTTGAATCCATTAATCGTTTAATCTATGCGACTCGACAAGATTCAGCAAAAGGTAAAGGATTTCCAACTGAATTCGAAATTTATGGTTCTTTAAGTGGAAGCGATGAAGATTATCAATTATTAGTAACGGGAGAACATAAAACAACAGGAGATCTTTTAGAATTTAAATTTCCAACGATGACAGTAAAAAAAATTAAATTTGTTTTTAAAGAAGCTAATCAAAATTGGGCGAGTGCTTCAGAATTTTGGTTCTATAAAGAAGATGCTATTCTTGAACAAATGAATGAAATGTTTACGAATGAATCAAAAAATGAATTAAGTTCCCATGTTGATACACTTGAAAAATTAAATGAATTCGAAGCCACAGTGATGAATCATCCTTTATACGATGAGTATAAAGAAGATTTTAATAATGCACGAGTTTTACTTGAGAGTATGGAAGTTGTTTATATGAATGCGATTGTATCTAAATTCACTTCATTAGCGGATGAACGATTAGAGGCATATGACGAGTTATATAAAATTCCTTCTGAAAAAATTACAAGTATTACAACAAATGGTGGGCAATACGCATCGAATGATATTACTAAAGCAATTGATGGTAACTTCAATACTAACTGGCATTCAGGAAAACAAAATACATCAACTCATACAAATGAAGTGATTGTGACCTTGGATGAATTAACAACAGTTAACCGAATCATGTATACCAATAATCGTTCACGCGGTTTTGCTCAAGAATTTGAAATTTATATTTCAAAAACTAGCCAGGGAGAAACGTTTGAAAAGGTAACCAGTGGACAAATGTCAATTGATACGAATCATACGATGGAAATATTATTTAATCCAACAGAAGCACGTCGAATTAAATTTGTGTTTACTAAGGGATATGAAGATTGGGCAGTTGCCTCTGAGTTTGGAATTTATAAACAAGATAGCTTATCAGAAATGATGAATCGATTATTCGTTGATCCTTCAATGAGTGAAATCACTCCTGAATTTGGAACTCTTGGTGCACTTAATTCCTTGATCGAATTATCAAAAAATCATCCATTTGCGGACGAATATCTTGAAAAATTAAATTTAGCAAAAGAATTAATAGAATTTGGTGTTATTCAATCCGGAACATCAAACGTGTCAAAGTTTACACCTTTCTATACGGATTATATCAATCAGTATGATGAGCAATTTCGTGTAAACATTTCTAATATTAGTAATAATGGTGGAAGTTATGGTGGAGCAGCAATAAATTATGCGATTGATGAAGATGTAACAACTCACTGGGAGACAGGAACCCCTAATAGTGAAACATTTAAGAATGAAGTCGTATTAACTTTAGATAAAGCAACCGAAATCGATCGTTTAACCTATAAGGCGAGAACAATTAATAAAGGATTTCCAACCAAGTTTAGTATTTATATTTCACCGGTCGGATCAGGGGATAATTTCCAAAAAGTTTCAGAAGGTGGTTATACTGTTACAAATGATATGTTAGAAATCAAGTTTGATTCGACCAAAGCAAAACGTATTAAATTTGTCTTTGAAGAGGCTTATCAAGATAGACCATCTATTGGAGATATTCGCGTTTACAAAGAAGATACTGTCTTAAATCAAATGAAAAACTTATTTACGGATGGATTAATGGATACCGTATCTGAAGCGTATAATACGATTGAAAAATTAGCAGTGTTAGAAGCAGAGGTTGAAGGACATCCGTTAGCAACTGTTTACTTAGAAGAGATTCAAATTGCAAAAGATATTTTGAACGGGGAGTTACAAACTATTAAAACAGTTGTTGCCGAACAGCATGGGGATCGTAATGCTCACGCCAGTCAAAATTTAAAATTTGGATTCGGGGATAACTTCCAATCAACAGGAATTGTTGCTTTAGCAGGTAAAGAAATTACAGTTTATGTGGATGCAGAGCCTGGACAACCGCTACCACAATTAGTTTTTTCACAGCAAGAAGGAAGTTTTGCAAATTGGGGAAGAACAGTTAGCTTACATATTGGGAAAAATGTTATTACAGTACCGACAGTTTCACAAAATGATGGATGGTATAATCATAGTGTGACCCCTGGTGGTGCCGTTTATATTTTAAATCCATATACAGAGGAACAACAATCTAAAGCTCCTATTATCCGATTCGCTGAGGGGGTTGAAAAATTCCCAATGATGGATGCTAATACAAATGAACAAGAATTTTTAGACTTACTAAAAGATTATAAAACTCGTCTAGATGCAGATAAGGCCGCTAATCCAGATGTAATGGATCGTCAAATGATTGATGTCGTTGAAGTTGTTTCTGATCACCTAGTATTCACTGGGACAGCAACGGGGGCTTATACAGCGTATATCGAGCAAGAATTTGGCCCAATGAATACCGTTAATATGTACAATGATCATATGGACATGGTATTTGATTACTTAGGGTTAGACGGAAGTAGCCTGCAACATGATGTGAAGTATACACGTGAAAATATCCGTTTAGCACAACCATTTGGATATATGTATGCAGCAGGAAATCATATCGGTGTTCAAAGCGATGTGATGGTTTCAATGCTAACGAGCATTGGTGGATGGGGTGTTGACCATGAAATGGGGCACCGTTTAGATATTGGCGTTCGAACAATTGGAGAAGTGACGAATAACATGATTCCTCAGTTCTCATCATATTATTACAATAAACCAAATAAACGAATTCCATTTGAAAGCCACGTTTATAAAAATGTAATTGCAACAGATAATAACGCCTATTATGCAGGTGGATATTTTGAACAATTAGCAGTATTTTGGCAACTTGAAATGATCTATCCAGGTTATTGGGGGAAATTAAATAGCCTGTATCGTGAAAATAATGTCGTGTTAGATTCGAGTAATACAGCTAATGATAAATTAAATCAATTAGCTAAATATTCTAGTATTGCTTTAGAGTTGGACTTAACGGAACATTTTGAACGCCATGGATTCTTCGTGTCAGATGAAACAAAAGAATTCACTAGACAATATGAAAAACCAAATGTGAAGACTTGGTACGCTAATTACGATTACATCGAATACGAGGGAACGGGATTTGATGATAATGTCACCACAGCACTCAATCTATCGACATTATCAGATCAAATTAAACTCACATTCCATGTTAATCAAAGTGCCTCAAATGATGTCATGGGATATGAAATCTTTAAAAATGGCGAATTAATCGGATTTACCTCAACTAATAGCTTTATTGATACCGAGGCCGTTATTGGCGAACAAGTTGAGTATACGGTTGTTGCTTATGATAAAACATTACACACAGCAACCCCTGTTAGCATTCAATCGCTATCACCATCGCTTCATGTACAGCAAGAGACATATACCATTAAACTTCACGAATCATTCAATCCAATGGACTTAGTGAAGGCAACAAACTATCTTGGAGAGGATATGACGGATTCAATTGTTGTCAGTGGAGCCGTTAATACGGAAGAAAAAGGAACTTACTCAGTTGAGTATACAGTCGAAGATCACGGAGTAACTGCAACTAAAACGATTCTTGTAACCGTTGTAAGTGACTATGATTACTTATCAGATTTACAGTGGTCAGACTCTAAGTTAGGTTATGGAACAATTCGTAAAACAGATATTAAAGGTCGTGTGAATGGAGACATTAAAAACTTTGAAAATGGACTTCGAATTCATGCAACATCTAGTGTTACCTATGATTTATCAGACTTAGACTATGACTATTTTGAAGCCTTAGTCGGTGTGGATATGACCATCGTTGAACAAACCAATTCAAGTATTAAATTTGTGATTAAAGCCGATGGAGAAGTTGTAGCGACAACGAATACATTACGTCATGCTGATAATATGGTGGCGATTAAAGTTCCAGTTCAGGGTGTAAATGAATTAGTAATTGAAGTCAATGATGCCGGAAATGGAAATACAAGTGATCATGGGGTGATTGCTCATCCTATTTTAACAACAAACAATGCTAAACCAAGCTTAACGGTGATGGATCAAACCTATTACTTAGGAGAAGCGGTTGATTTTAGGGCAGGATTAAATGCCACTGACGCAGAAGATGGAGATTTAACAGAGGAAATTGAAATCATTTCAAATAACTTTGAAGAAAATAAAGTGGGACGCTTTGAAGTGACTTACCGAGTTAGTGACAGCGATGGTAATAAGGTGGAAAAAACGGCTTATGTTGTTGTGTATGAAGATTTTACAGTAATAAAATCAAAATACGGTCAATTTAGTCAATTAGCAGCGTATAACGAAATGTTTAAAATTCCAGTCGCATCAGTTTCTAATAATGCCGGACATTATGGAAGTAGTGTGATTGCAAATGCAATAACATCAGATTTAAATGCGCATTGGGAAACAAATTCACCAAACAGTCCAACCTTTAAAAATGAAGTCGTGTTCGATTTAGGAACAAATTCGGATGTCGCAACGATGACGTATGCGGGGCGTCGTGGTGGAAAAGGATTTGCAACAAAATTTGAAGTTTATGTTTCAAGTGAAGCAACAGGAAATGACTTTATCTATGCCGGAGCAGGAACCTATACAGGAAATACTAATGATGTCATTCAATTCACTTTAAATCGTCAAGACGTTCGTCGTGTCAAATTTGTCTTCGTTGAAGCGAATCAAGGGTGGGCATCAATAGGAAATGTTTCATTCTATAAACAAGATGAGATTGCGAAAAAACTTCAAACTCAATTATTTACAGATGAAACACAAACAGAAGTGGCTGAAGCTTATAATACGTTTGAAAAGCTAAATGCTTTCAAAGAAGAAATTCAAGCAAGTTATCCAGCCTATGAACTATTTGAAGCCTACTTTGTCAAAGCAGAACAAGTGTTACAAGCGAAACTTCCTGTTTTAACTGTTGAAAAAGATATAGCGGTTAAAGTTGGGGAAACATTAGAAAATATAGCAGGTATTTATCAAGCCATCGATCAAGAAGATGGTGATATAACACCGTCTGTCATCGTGAGTGGATTAGAAGGCATCAACTTTAATCAACCAGGAGTGTATAGCATTCATTATAAAGTTGCAGACTCTGATGGTAATACAGTTGAAAAAACGCGCCATATTTCGGTTGTCAACTTAGAAGACTTCGACTACTTAACAGATTATGATTGGACTTCAGCTAAACAAAGCTATGGAAGTACAAAAAAAGATCAATCGGCAAGCTCAAATACATTACGCTTAACAAACGAAGATGGAACGGTTGCAACTTACGAACGAGGAATTGGAGCCCACTCAACGGCAACAATTATGTATGACTTAAGTGACAAAAACTACGATATTTTCTCAGCATATGTCGGGGTAGATCGTGCCATGCATGGAAGTGTTGGAAGTGTACAATTTGAAGTCTTTGTTGATAATGAATTAGCCTTTGATAGTGGGGTCATGAATTCACGTGATGCTAAAAAATATGTTGAAGTTAGCATCGCTGGAGCAAAACAACTTAAACTAGTCGTTAAAGATGGTGGAAATGGTGATGGATCAGATCACGCCACTTGGGGAGATACAAAACTACATTTTGCCAACAGTGAAAGTGTGGGAATTGATCGAACACAACTCGATGATTTACTAACAAGCATCAGTGAGTTAAATGCAAACCATTATACAGAAGCATCTTGGAGTGAATTAATCTCGGTTGTCACAAGGGTTAATGAACAATTAGCAGCGGGTTATACGCAAGAAATTATCAATGAATTAACAACTCAATTGGCACAAGCTTTAGAACAATTAATTGTGGCAACAAATTACGAATTATTAATTGAATTAGTAGAGCAGGCGAACCTGATTGATTTAGAAGGTTATACAGAAGAAAGTATTGCCCTTTTACAAACCACTATTAATCAAGCAATGGAGATGCTTAAGGCGAATGATAGTCAACAAGCAGACGTCAATCAAATGATTGAAAAACTGCAATCCGCAATAAATGGATTAGAAGAAATAATCGATTTAACTCAAGTTATTGAGTTTGAAGATTCAATTTTAAAATCAGCTATCATTAGCCAATTAAATTTAGCAACAACAGAGATTACACTAGGGGATTTATTAAAATTAACTGAATTAAATGTGAGCTCTTCTCGTATTTCTAGCCTAAAAGGATTAGAGTATGCGAACAATCTAGAGACATTAGATATTTCATATAATGAAATTAAAGATTTGTCTCCATTATCTTCATTAACAAAATTGGTAAATGTTAAAATAGAATACCAAATCATCGAGGGTGGAATGTTAACCCCGCAAGATGGAAAAATTCAATTTAAATTCGATGTGATTAATCGAAAAGGTGAAAACCTATTGCCAATTTTATCTTTAAGAAATAATCGAACCTTCGAGGAGACGACACTTGAAACGATGATTGATGAGAATGGATTTATTACCATTGATGTTAACACATTAGACTCTGGTGTTTATACACTTTATGTTGGCTTCATTGATCACTTTGATGATTTACAACTTCAAGTTCTTTATATGTTCGAAAAGTAA
- a CDS encoding AI-2E family transporter: MFAHLKNNKKLLYSIMAFTVGLALILAFNLIQNLQLIIAAIKEFMAVITPVIIAFAIAYILWKPTVFVEKNLQKMTKKLMKRDLSSGASRGISLLIVVSLVVMLILLLFNTIIPPIITNLKLLVDSIPALHQTFNKYIDDISPYIQSFITEEQINEITRAITNLLSYIATQILQFGTGMITNMTGFIISVLTTIILSIYFLKDKETLTRSVYKAGQTLLTPNGLKRSQQFLKDLDAVFGGFLIAQLIAAILAGIFSSLILIAIGHPFALLVGLVTGVANVIPYVGPILGAVLGGLLGLFSSLKMAILSLVLLTIYQQLDANVIQPKLLSNSVGLNPVWVLIAILIGGHYLGMLGMIVSIPSAALFQIYMTRRYNRLKAANRI; encoded by the coding sequence ATGTTTGCACATCTAAAAAACAATAAAAAACTCCTATACAGCATCATGGCCTTTACCGTTGGATTAGCTTTGATTCTTGCCTTCAATCTCATTCAAAATCTTCAATTGATCATCGCAGCTATCAAAGAATTCATGGCTGTCATCACCCCTGTTATCATTGCATTTGCGATTGCCTACATTTTATGGAAACCAACCGTATTCGTCGAAAAAAATCTCCAAAAAATGACTAAAAAACTTATGAAAAGGGACCTTTCATCAGGTGCTTCACGAGGAATCAGTCTTTTAATTGTTGTCTCTCTCGTTGTAATGCTAATTTTATTATTATTTAATACGATTATTCCGCCTATTATCACCAACCTAAAACTACTAGTCGACTCAATTCCAGCTCTGCATCAGACCTTCAACAAATATATAGATGACATTAGTCCATATATTCAATCTTTTATAACAGAAGAACAAATTAATGAAATCACACGTGCCATTACCAACTTATTAAGCTATATCGCAACCCAAATCCTTCAATTTGGAACCGGCATGATTACAAATATGACAGGATTTATTATTAGTGTCTTAACAACCATTATCCTATCCATTTACTTCCTTAAAGATAAAGAAACACTAACAAGATCAGTCTACAAAGCCGGACAAACCTTACTCACACCAAATGGACTCAAAAGAAGCCAACAATTCCTAAAAGATTTAGATGCCGTCTTTGGTGGCTTCTTAATTGCCCAGCTTATTGCTGCCATTTTGGCAGGGATCTTCTCATCCCTTATTTTAATTGCCATCGGTCATCCCTTTGCACTACTCGTTGGACTCGTTACCGGTGTTGCTAACGTTATTCCCTATGTTGGACCAATACTTGGTGCCGTACTAGGAGGTCTTCTTGGGCTCTTCTCAAGCCTTAAGATGGCCATATTATCTCTCGTCTTACTAACTATCTACCAACAACTTGATGCCAACGTCATCCAACCTAAACTTCTAAGCAATAGCGTTGGACTCAACCCAGTCTGGGTTCTTATCGCCATCTTAATAGGTGGACACTATCTTGGAATGCTTGGAATGATCGTTTCGATTCCATCAGCCGCCCTTTTTCAAATTTATATGACACGTCGCTATAACCGCCTAAAAGCGGCCAATCGAATCTAA